The Agromyces mariniharenae genome includes a window with the following:
- a CDS encoding S8 family peptidase, whose amino-acid sequence MPRRRTTSASRRRRAIAAAIGGLAIGIAGVGAALPAAAAPDRGNGAAPPSARVLAGAPTGEHRVTLITGDRVTVTDLAGGTHAVAVETAVPGAGYQTVTADGELSVIPTAAERYLAAGVVDPDLFNVTRLIEYGYDDASVDATPIIVELDEGPAPFSAEPPVPGLAVGTPLESIGAAAATAGHADAASTWAALTGTDAAGDAGPRTFGADPSDVSLGGGIAAIHIDGKVQATLDSSVPWVGAPEAWADGYTGTGVTVAVLDTGYDDTHPDLAGRVLPDSTSFVPGEEVAWDPNGHGTHVASTIAGTGAASGGAHRGVADGANLLVGKVLDQSGYGQDSWIIDAMEWAAERAPIVSMSLGSMQASDGEDLMAEALDGIAEQTGSLFVVAAGNNGAPETIGSPGSAERALTVGSVDDPSGALSWFSSQGPLVRSGAMKPELAGPGNDVTAARSADYAGGDGSYLTMSGTSMATPHVAGGAAIVKQQHPEYTADQLRAALLSTATDVGLTSYQAGAGVLDIGEAVDAPVVASGSGDFGMLTWGEAPEPVARTIEYANRTDAEVTLDLAATLADTTPGGGGEVGPLSAGEASDVLALDVDTLTIPAGETRSVTVTADPAAVPAGAQLSGALVAAIDGEAVARTALGIIAEPERYDLTITATGFDGEPIETYAVLYHHDTQEYGLVGIAGETTLRLLAGRYSVMSVLELDREPDTIAQVLVGDPDLVLDGAASVALDARAAEPVTVDVGEDGLAATVRRMDVSADGYGNGVFAPVWTDELWAQPMDAPQVEHFDFTTRWRLQEAPLALQAGKERLDLIPQAGSVRFDGRLAARAVDVGTGSVEEFAAVDVRGKVAVATRSDAVSAHERAANALAAGAALLLVANDADGELSEWVGADDGSDVGIPVAAMSGVQGRTVLAAIAKANGRLAITGQGVANADEIWDLAWYSDGEIPSDLHYEPTDLARIDTTYRGDEGDLIGEFRWDFAPNAKYGFGLPMGMGRGIERTEWVNTDVGWYQDVTLVEVGWQVRDVLRTYEPGEHVETSYFGPIVRPFVGPGYWAPHRTGDSLQVNLPSWADGGEPEHTGTFDVFAGHPGFSQVTDLYLDGEFVKSSPFQGVNAWGLPDGDAEVRVVNTAEHDGTSLASSTKTVSEWTFTTTGAVDDYTVRFQPMLQAVYDVESDAAGTVGAGRKKGAPVALGLELGHLAGAVGSGAVTEATLELRVAGGDWVAVPLEVVSSDTSGPGEPPSWIFPEGRAYVTAYQAALPVADGGGWIDLRVTAEDAAGNTFSQEIERAVEVAPVKRGGK is encoded by the coding sequence ATGCCACGACGACGCACCACGAGTGCCTCCCGTCGCCGGCGCGCGATCGCCGCCGCCATCGGCGGCCTCGCGATCGGCATCGCCGGCGTCGGCGCCGCCCTGCCCGCGGCCGCCGCACCCGACCGCGGGAACGGCGCCGCGCCGCCGTCCGCTCGCGTGCTCGCGGGCGCCCCGACGGGCGAGCACCGCGTCACCCTCATCACGGGCGACCGGGTGACCGTCACCGACCTCGCCGGTGGCACCCACGCCGTCGCGGTCGAGACCGCGGTCCCGGGCGCCGGCTACCAGACGGTCACGGCCGACGGCGAGCTCAGCGTCATCCCGACCGCGGCCGAGCGCTACCTCGCCGCGGGCGTGGTCGACCCCGACCTCTTCAACGTCACGCGCCTCATCGAGTACGGCTACGACGACGCCTCGGTCGACGCGACGCCGATCATCGTCGAGCTCGACGAGGGTCCCGCACCCTTCAGCGCCGAACCGCCCGTGCCCGGCCTCGCCGTGGGCACGCCGCTCGAGAGCATCGGCGCCGCCGCCGCGACGGCCGGGCACGCGGATGCCGCGTCCACGTGGGCCGCGCTCACGGGCACGGATGCCGCGGGCGACGCCGGTCCGCGCACGTTCGGCGCCGACCCGTCCGACGTGTCCCTCGGCGGCGGCATCGCCGCCATCCACATCGACGGCAAGGTGCAGGCCACGCTCGACTCGAGCGTCCCCTGGGTCGGAGCACCCGAGGCGTGGGCCGACGGCTACACCGGCACGGGCGTGACGGTCGCGGTGCTCGACACGGGCTACGACGACACCCACCCCGACCTCGCCGGACGCGTGCTGCCCGACTCGACGAGCTTCGTGCCCGGCGAGGAGGTCGCCTGGGACCCCAACGGCCACGGCACGCACGTCGCGTCGACGATCGCCGGCACCGGCGCGGCGAGCGGTGGCGCGCACCGCGGCGTCGCCGACGGCGCGAACCTGCTCGTCGGCAAGGTGCTCGACCAGTCGGGCTACGGCCAGGACTCCTGGATCATCGACGCCATGGAGTGGGCCGCCGAGCGCGCCCCCATCGTGTCGATGAGCCTCGGCTCGATGCAGGCGTCCGACGGCGAGGACCTCATGGCCGAGGCGCTGGACGGCATCGCCGAGCAGACCGGGTCCCTGTTCGTCGTCGCGGCGGGCAACAACGGCGCGCCCGAGACGATCGGCTCGCCGGGATCGGCGGAGCGCGCCCTCACCGTCGGCTCGGTCGACGACCCGAGCGGCGCGCTCTCGTGGTTCTCGAGCCAGGGTCCGCTCGTGCGGTCGGGGGCGATGAAGCCCGAGCTCGCCGGCCCAGGCAACGACGTGACGGCGGCGCGGTCCGCCGACTACGCCGGCGGCGACGGGTCGTACCTCACCATGAGCGGCACGTCGATGGCGACGCCGCACGTCGCCGGCGGCGCGGCGATCGTGAAGCAGCAGCATCCGGAGTACACGGCCGACCAGCTGCGCGCCGCGCTGCTCAGCACGGCGACCGACGTCGGCCTCACGTCGTACCAGGCCGGTGCCGGCGTGCTCGACATCGGCGAGGCGGTGGACGCGCCCGTCGTGGCATCCGGTTCGGGCGACTTCGGCATGCTCACGTGGGGCGAGGCGCCCGAGCCCGTCGCGCGCACGATCGAGTACGCGAACCGCACCGACGCCGAGGTGACCCTCGACCTCGCCGCGACACTCGCGGACACCACCCCGGGTGGAGGTGGCGAGGTCGGTCCCCTGTCGGCCGGCGAGGCATCCGACGTGCTCGCCCTCGACGTCGACACGCTCACCATTCCCGCGGGGGAGACCCGCTCGGTGACGGTCACCGCCGACCCCGCCGCGGTGCCTGCGGGCGCCCAGCTGTCGGGCGCGCTCGTCGCGGCCATCGACGGCGAAGCGGTCGCGCGCACGGCGCTCGGCATCATCGCCGAGCCGGAGCGCTACGACCTCACGATCACGGCGACGGGCTTCGACGGCGAGCCCATCGAGACGTACGCGGTGCTCTACCACCACGACACGCAGGAGTACGGCCTCGTCGGCATCGCGGGCGAGACGACCCTGCGGCTGCTCGCCGGCCGGTACTCGGTCATGTCGGTGCTCGAGCTCGATCGCGAGCCCGACACGATCGCCCAGGTGCTCGTCGGCGACCCCGACCTCGTGCTCGACGGCGCGGCATCCGTCGCCCTCGACGCTCGGGCCGCCGAGCCCGTGACCGTCGACGTGGGCGAGGACGGCCTCGCGGCCACCGTGCGTCGCATGGACGTGAGCGCCGACGGGTACGGGAACGGCGTGTTCGCGCCGGTCTGGACCGACGAGCTGTGGGCGCAGCCGATGGACGCCCCCCAAGTCGAGCACTTCGACTTCACCACGCGTTGGCGCCTGCAGGAGGCACCGCTCGCGCTGCAGGCCGGCAAGGAGCGGCTCGACCTCATCCCCCAGGCGGGATCGGTCCGCTTCGACGGCCGCCTCGCGGCGCGCGCGGTCGACGTCGGCACCGGTAGCGTCGAGGAGTTCGCCGCGGTCGACGTGCGCGGCAAGGTGGCGGTCGCGACGCGTTCCGACGCCGTGTCGGCGCACGAGCGTGCGGCCAACGCGCTCGCCGCGGGTGCCGCCCTGCTCCTCGTCGCGAACGACGCCGACGGCGAGCTCAGCGAATGGGTCGGCGCCGATGACGGGTCCGACGTCGGGATCCCCGTCGCCGCGATGAGCGGCGTGCAGGGGCGCACGGTGCTCGCCGCGATCGCGAAGGCGAACGGTCGGCTCGCGATCACGGGTCAGGGCGTCGCCAACGCCGACGAGATCTGGGACCTCGCCTGGTACTCCGACGGTGAGATCCCGTCCGACCTGCACTACGAGCCCACCGACCTCGCCCGCATCGACACCACGTACCGGGGCGACGAGGGCGACCTGATCGGCGAGTTCCGCTGGGACTTCGCACCGAACGCGAAGTACGGCTTCGGCCTGCCCATGGGCATGGGCCGCGGCATCGAGCGCACCGAGTGGGTCAACACCGACGTCGGCTGGTACCAGGACGTGACCCTGGTCGAGGTCGGCTGGCAGGTGCGCGACGTGCTGCGCACCTACGAGCCCGGCGAGCACGTCGAGACGAGCTACTTCGGACCGATCGTGCGCCCCTTCGTCGGCCCGGGATACTGGGCGCCGCACCGCACGGGCGACTCGCTCCAGGTGAACCTGCCCTCGTGGGCCGACGGCGGCGAGCCCGAGCACACGGGCACGTTCGACGTGTTCGCCGGCCACCCCGGGTTCTCGCAGGTGACCGACCTCTACCTCGACGGCGAGTTCGTGAAGTCCTCGCCGTTCCAGGGGGTCAACGCATGGGGACTGCCCGACGGCGACGCCGAGGTGCGCGTGGTGAACACCGCCGAGCACGACGGCACGTCGCTCGCCTCGTCGACGAAGACCGTCTCGGAGTGGACCTTCACGACCACGGGTGCGGTCGACGACTACACGGTGCGGTTCCAGCCGATGCTGCAGGCGGTCTACGACGTCGAATCGGATGCCGCGGGCACGGTCGGTGCCGGACGCAAGAAGGGTGCGCCCGTGGCGCTCGGCCTCGAGCTCGGGCACCTCGCCGGCGCGGTCGGCAGCGGCGCGGTGACCGAGGCGACGCTCGAGCTGCGGGTGGCCGGCGGCGACTGGGTGGCGGTGCCGCTCGAGGTCGTGTCGTCGGACACCTCAGGGCCGGGGGAGCCGCCGAGCTGGATCTTCCCCGAGGGTCGCGCCTACGTGACCGCGTACCAGGCGGCCCTCCCCGTCGCCGACGGGGGCGGGTGGATCGACCTGCGGGTGACGGCGGAGGACGCCGCGGGCAACACGTTCAGCCAGGAGATCGAGCGCGCCGTCGAGGTCGCGCCCGTGAAGCGCGGCGGGAAGTGA
- a CDS encoding SDR family oxidoreductase: MTILVTATSGHLGRLVVEALLARGAAPADIVATARDTSKLQGLAARGIRTAELDYERPDTIAAALDGVDAVLLVSGSVPGARLQGHRNVIDAARAAGVAKLVYTSAPKATTAEDFPLAADHKATEEAIAASGVPAVILRNDWYTENYTADVARAADIGVIASSAADGRVASAPRADYADAAAVVLLEDGHLGEVYELAGDTPWTYDELAAAASEVLGREVSYQRLTTEEHVAALESVGLDAGTAAFVAGLDDAIRRGILGDSDGTLSRLIGRPTTPLVDALRSAVGGEAAAA; the protein is encoded by the coding sequence ATGACCATCCTCGTCACCGCCACGTCGGGCCACCTCGGCCGCCTCGTCGTCGAGGCGCTGCTCGCCCGCGGCGCGGCGCCCGCCGACATCGTCGCGACCGCGCGCGACACGTCGAAGCTGCAGGGCCTCGCCGCACGCGGCATCCGCACGGCCGAGCTCGACTACGAGCGCCCCGACACGATCGCCGCGGCGCTCGACGGCGTCGACGCGGTGCTGCTCGTCTCGGGCTCGGTGCCCGGCGCCCGCCTGCAGGGCCACCGCAACGTGATCGACGCCGCGAGGGCCGCGGGCGTCGCGAAGCTCGTCTACACGAGCGCGCCGAAGGCCACGACGGCCGAGGACTTCCCGCTCGCGGCCGACCACAAGGCCACCGAGGAGGCGATCGCCGCCTCGGGCGTGCCCGCCGTGATCCTGCGCAACGACTGGTACACCGAGAACTACACGGCGGATGTCGCGCGCGCGGCCGACATCGGCGTGATCGCGTCGTCCGCGGCCGACGGTCGCGTGGCCAGCGCTCCCCGCGCCGACTACGCCGACGCCGCCGCGGTCGTGCTCCTCGAGGACGGCCACCTCGGCGAGGTGTACGAGCTCGCCGGCGACACCCCGTGGACCTACGACGAGCTCGCCGCCGCGGCATCCGAGGTGCTCGGCCGCGAGGTGTCCTACCAGCGGCTCACGACCGAGGAGCACGTCGCCGCACTCGAGTCCGTCGGGCTCGATGCGGGCACGGCCGCGTTCGTGGCGGGCCTCGACGACGCGATCCGTCGCGGCATCCTCGGCGACAGCGACGGCACGCTCTCGCGGCTGATCGGGCGGCCGACGACGCCGCTCGTCGACGCGCTGCGGAGCGCGGTGGGCGGGGAAGCGGCCGCGGCGTAG
- a CDS encoding winged helix-turn-helix transcriptional regulator — protein sequence MVVSLAEIRQTSGEVFMEGCPTRVVLDHIMSKWGVLVLLALTDGTHRWGELRREVQGISEKMLASTLRTLEADGLVVRESYPEVPPRVEYALSPLGRELMDRMLALVEWVAGNADEIVARPA from the coding sequence ATGGTGGTGAGTCTTGCGGAAATCCGGCAGACCTCCGGCGAGGTCTTCATGGAAGGCTGTCCGACGCGCGTCGTGCTCGACCACATCATGAGCAAGTGGGGCGTGCTCGTGCTGCTCGCGCTCACCGACGGCACGCACCGCTGGGGCGAGCTGCGCCGCGAGGTGCAGGGCATCAGCGAGAAGATGCTCGCCTCGACGCTGCGCACGCTCGAGGCCGACGGCCTCGTCGTGCGCGAGTCCTACCCAGAGGTGCCGCCGCGGGTCGAGTACGCGCTCTCGCCGCTCGGCCGTGAGCTCATGGACCGCATGCTCGCGCTCGTCGAGTGGGTGGCGGGGAACGCGGACGAGATCGTGGCCCGCCCCGCCTGA
- a CDS encoding NADPH-dependent F420 reductase produces MRSHRTVRLSMTTIGIIGAGNIGSQVARAAIANGYDVVIANSRGPETLADLVSDLGPKARAATAAEAAAAADVAVVTVPFKAYDAIPVEPLAGKIVIDTNNYYWERDGHVPALDEGRATVSGLLQEHLPTSHVAKGFNHIMASDITTAGLPAGTPGRRALATASDHADAARFVTDLYDAFGFDTVNLGPLAESWRVERDQPAYVVPQDRDELVANLARAERLAA; encoded by the coding sequence ATTCGGTCGCACCGCACGGTTCGCCTCAGCATGACGACGATCGGAATCATCGGAGCAGGCAACATCGGCAGCCAGGTCGCGCGCGCGGCGATCGCGAACGGGTACGACGTGGTGATCGCCAACTCGCGCGGACCCGAGACGCTCGCGGACCTCGTGTCCGACCTCGGCCCGAAGGCGCGTGCGGCCACGGCGGCCGAGGCGGCCGCGGCGGCGGATGTCGCGGTCGTGACCGTGCCGTTCAAGGCGTACGACGCGATCCCGGTCGAGCCGCTCGCCGGCAAGATCGTGATCGACACGAACAACTACTACTGGGAGCGCGACGGCCACGTGCCCGCCCTCGACGAGGGCCGCGCGACCGTCAGCGGGTTGCTGCAGGAGCACCTCCCGACGAGCCACGTCGCCAAGGGCTTCAACCACATCATGGCGAGCGACATCACGACCGCCGGCCTGCCCGCGGGCACGCCCGGTCGCCGTGCGCTCGCGACGGCCAGCGACCACGCGGATGCCGCGCGGTTCGTGACCGACCTCTACGACGCGTTCGGCTTCGACACGGTGAACCTCGGGCCGCTCGCCGAGAGCTGGCGCGTCGAGCGCGACCAGCCCGCGTACGTGGTGCCGCAGGACCGCGACGAGCTCGTCGCGAACCTCGCACGCGCGGAGCGGCTCGCGGCGTAA
- a CDS encoding nucleoside/nucleotide kinase family protein, which yields MSASSPHPPSAFPAAAIDVLASRALALGEASGRRVLIGVTGSPGAGKTTLARSVVAALNARHAASAAHLPMDGFHLANATLDRLGLRDRKGAIETFDGWGFVGLLERVRREVDHTVYAPAFERHVDEPVAGEIAIEPTARVVVAEGNYLLSDEEPWRRIRDLVDESWFCAADDDERMPRLVHRHTEFGRTPDAARAWAVEVDGANARRIDPTRVRADLVVSGVTGEILGEAREAGERREQGSA from the coding sequence GTGTCCGCCAGCTCGCCGCACCCGCCCTCCGCGTTCCCGGCCGCCGCGATCGACGTGCTCGCCTCCCGCGCGCTGGCGCTGGGCGAGGCATCCGGCCGACGCGTCCTCATCGGGGTGACGGGGTCGCCCGGCGCGGGCAAGACGACGCTCGCCCGATCGGTGGTGGCCGCGCTCAACGCGCGGCACGCGGCATCCGCTGCGCACCTGCCGATGGACGGCTTCCACCTCGCGAACGCGACCCTCGACCGGCTCGGCCTGCGCGACCGCAAGGGCGCGATCGAGACGTTCGACGGCTGGGGGTTCGTCGGCCTGCTCGAGCGCGTGCGCCGCGAGGTCGACCACACCGTGTACGCGCCGGCGTTCGAGCGGCACGTCGACGAGCCGGTCGCGGGCGAGATCGCGATCGAGCCGACGGCGCGCGTGGTCGTCGCCGAGGGCAACTACCTGCTGAGCGACGAGGAGCCGTGGCGGCGCATCCGCGACCTGGTCGACGAGTCGTGGTTCTGCGCCGCCGACGACGACGAGCGGATGCCGCGACTCGTGCACCGGCACACCGAGTTCGGCCGCACGCCCGATGCCGCTCGCGCGTGGGCGGTCGAGGTCGACGGCGCGAACGCGCGGCGGATCGACCCGACCCGCGTGCGCGCCGACCTCGTCGTGTCGGGCGTCACGGGCGAGATCCTCGGCGAGGCGAGGGAGGCGGGCGAGCGCCGCGAGCAGGGCTCGGCTTAG
- a CDS encoding DUF1345 domain-containing protein, translating to MAEATTATVAAPNHRTARVVNITTLTIIVVLGITFLVGEEPVFEILVLAAWCLLSSAYMAAWMIVLGRISRREWRGTPTLIATRRPGRVASLVTTILSSLIGVTAAGQLLVLRQDPELGQAMNFVGVWAMLIAWGFLHWGFAQIYYRLDNRVPDDPRGRPLMFPDRDDPGLLDFVYAAFMIGTSFTPNDINTTSRIRWTVTWHSVLSYFFNGFIIVLALNTIMEITATG from the coding sequence ATGGCGGAAGCGACGACGGCGACCGTCGCGGCGCCCAACCACCGCACCGCGCGCGTGGTGAACATCACGACCCTCACGATCATCGTCGTGCTCGGCATCACGTTCCTCGTCGGCGAGGAGCCGGTCTTCGAGATCCTCGTGCTCGCGGCGTGGTGCCTGCTCTCGTCGGCCTACATGGCCGCGTGGATGATCGTCCTCGGCCGGATCTCGAGACGGGAGTGGCGCGGCACGCCGACGCTCATCGCGACCCGGCGGCCGGGTCGGGTCGCGAGCCTGGTCACGACCATCCTGTCGAGCCTCATCGGCGTCACGGCCGCCGGCCAGCTGCTGGTCCTCCGCCAGGATCCCGAGCTCGGCCAGGCGATGAACTTCGTCGGCGTGTGGGCGATGCTGATCGCCTGGGGCTTCCTGCACTGGGGCTTCGCGCAGATCTACTACCGGCTCGACAACCGCGTGCCCGACGACCCGCGCGGCCGGCCGCTCATGTTCCCCGACCGCGATGACCCCGGCCTGCTCGACTTCGTCTACGCCGCGTTCATGATCGGCACGAGCTTCACGCCGAACGACATCAACACGACCTCCCGCATCCGCTGGACCGTGACGTGGCACTCGGTGCTCAGCTACTTCTTCAACGGCTTCATCATCGTGCTCGCGCTGAACACGATCATGGAGATCACGGCGACGGGCTAA
- a CDS encoding methyltransferase family protein: MDARVRWDRGNWLVWAQFALFLLLLLPGDPLWSATWITVLAALLVAAGLGVAVAGFAVLGRDLVVWVAPKPDAPLRTDGIYRLTRNPIYLGLMIAAAGWVLWRARIELVVVWLLLCVVLVIKAHVEQRRLLDAFGDDYLAYAERTPLLLFGRGIR; this comes from the coding sequence GTGGACGCGAGGGTGCGATGGGACCGCGGGAACTGGCTCGTGTGGGCGCAGTTCGCGCTCTTCCTCCTGCTCCTACTGCCCGGCGACCCGCTCTGGAGCGCCACCTGGATCACCGTGCTCGCGGCGCTGCTCGTGGCGGCCGGCCTGGGCGTGGCCGTCGCCGGCTTCGCCGTGCTCGGACGCGATCTCGTGGTGTGGGTCGCGCCGAAGCCCGACGCGCCGCTGCGCACCGACGGGATCTACCGCCTCACCCGCAACCCGATCTACCTCGGGCTCATGATCGCGGCCGCCGGATGGGTGCTCTGGCGGGCGCGCATCGAGCTCGTCGTCGTGTGGCTCCTGCTCTGCGTCGTGCTCGTGATCAAGGCGCACGTGGAGCAGCGCCGGCTCCTCGACGCGTTCGGCGACGACTACCTCGCGTATGCCGAGCGAACGCCGCTGCTGCTGTTCGGCCGCGGCATCCGCTGA
- a CDS encoding nitroreductase family deazaflavin-dependent oxidoreductase, translating into MGRIKQAWLTTIKHTFNPLTLRMARRGIGPFSLIRHVGRRSGATFETPLILARVPDGFVAELTYGAGVNWYRNVVAASHAVVVWHGREYSIDRIGPCPTEDGLRAFGPPASWLLRMLRRHEFRMLRESTAPPAPPSSGTA; encoded by the coding sequence ATGGGACGCATCAAGCAGGCGTGGCTGACCACCATCAAGCACACGTTCAATCCCCTCACCCTGCGGATGGCGCGGCGTGGGATCGGCCCGTTCTCCCTCATCCGGCATGTCGGGCGCAGGAGCGGTGCGACGTTCGAGACGCCGCTCATCCTCGCGCGCGTGCCCGACGGGTTCGTCGCCGAGCTCACCTACGGCGCGGGCGTGAACTGGTACCGCAACGTGGTGGCGGCCAGCCACGCCGTGGTGGTCTGGCACGGCCGCGAGTACTCCATCGATCGCATCGGGCCGTGCCCGACCGAGGACGGACTGCGCGCGTTCGGCCCACCGGCGTCGTGGTTGCTCCGGATGCTGCGGCGGCACGAGTTCCGCATGCTCCGCGAGTCGACCGCGCCCCCTGCGCCACCTTCGTCGGGGACGGCCTGA
- a CDS encoding maltokinase N-terminal cap-like domain-containing protein, producing MDSAVAAIAEWMPLQRWFGGKGHTPSLRLIGAFELPTVEEEARVRTLLVMDDASEPPVLYQVPVVERVDRLASPAASDHLIGRLPDDGFLYDGPHDRAYTDALLATIVGDRDAASDGADAIGHYSGDATRPPTTAPASVLGGEQSNTSIIFRPADTAPIICKVFRQLHHGENPDVTLQTALAASGSPHVPASVGDVVGEWDDVGRPDGRARGHLAFAQEFLPGVEDAWRVALSSAASGAPFTDEARALGAAVAEVHLSLGRLFPREPSTSEHIHAITSAWTRRLAIAVAEVPELEPHRSAIEAFYARAQAGAWPELQRIHGDLHLGQVLLVPDRGWVLLDFEGEPMRPMHDRQRPDVPARDVAGMLRSFDYVAGSTGLALPERAGSAVAWADAARRAFLEGYVAASGLDLSGYRDLLAAFELDKAVYEAIYETRNRPTWAAIPLHAIMSLLESGPTRAGDTASEPDAPTPSLA from the coding sequence ATGGACAGCGCCGTGGCCGCGATCGCCGAGTGGATGCCGCTGCAGCGTTGGTTCGGCGGCAAGGGCCACACGCCGTCGCTGCGGCTCATCGGCGCGTTCGAACTGCCCACGGTCGAGGAGGAGGCGCGGGTGCGCACGCTCCTCGTGATGGACGACGCGTCGGAGCCGCCCGTGCTGTACCAGGTGCCGGTCGTCGAGCGGGTCGACCGCCTGGCGTCGCCCGCGGCATCCGATCACCTCATCGGGCGCCTGCCCGACGACGGCTTCCTCTACGACGGGCCGCACGACCGCGCCTACACCGACGCGCTGCTCGCGACCATCGTGGGCGATCGCGATGCGGCCTCCGACGGCGCCGACGCGATCGGCCATTACTCGGGCGACGCGACGCGCCCGCCCACGACCGCCCCCGCCTCGGTGCTCGGCGGCGAGCAGTCGAACACGTCGATCATCTTCCGCCCGGCCGACACGGCCCCGATCATCTGCAAGGTCTTCCGGCAGCTGCACCACGGCGAGAACCCCGACGTCACGCTGCAGACCGCGCTCGCGGCGTCGGGCTCCCCGCACGTGCCCGCGAGCGTCGGCGACGTCGTGGGCGAGTGGGACGACGTCGGGCGTCCAGACGGACGCGCGCGCGGGCACCTCGCCTTCGCGCAGGAGTTCCTGCCCGGCGTCGAGGACGCGTGGCGCGTCGCGCTCTCGTCGGCCGCGTCGGGCGCGCCCTTCACCGACGAGGCCCGCGCGCTCGGCGCCGCCGTCGCCGAGGTGCACCTGTCGCTCGGCCGGCTGTTCCCCCGCGAGCCGTCGACGTCCGAGCACATCCACGCGATCACGTCGGCCTGGACGCGACGGCTCGCCATCGCCGTCGCCGAGGTGCCCGAGCTCGAGCCGCACCGTTCGGCGATCGAGGCGTTCTACGCCCGGGCGCAGGCGGGCGCGTGGCCCGAGCTGCAGCGCATCCACGGCGACCTGCACCTGGGGCAGGTGCTCCTCGTGCCCGATCGCGGCTGGGTCCTGCTCGACTTCGAGGGTGAACCCATGCGGCCCATGCACGACCGCCAGCGTCCCGACGTGCCTGCGCGCGACGTCGCCGGCATGCTGCGCTCGTTCGACTACGTCGCCGGCTCCACGGGCCTCGCGCTGCCCGAGCGCGCCGGGTCGGCCGTCGCGTGGGCGGATGCCGCGCGGCGGGCGTTCCTCGAGGGCTACGTCGCGGCATCCGGCCTCGACCTCAGCGGCTACCGCGACCTGCTCGCCGCGTTCGAGCTCGACAAGGCGGTGTACGAGGCGATCTACGAGACCCGGAACCGCCCGACGTGGGCGGCGATCCCCCTGCACGCGATCATGAGCCTGCTCGAGTCGGGGCCGACCCGCGCGGGCGACACGGCATCCGAGCCCGACGCGCCGACGCCGTCGCTGGCCTGA
- a CDS encoding MOSC domain-containing protein produces the protein MQVTRVRVHPVKSFAGNDVRSAVVEPWGLAADRRWGVVDAASGAVVTARERNGLLALRAEPLSGGGVLLDDGRGDPLLVDPPVDAAPIPVGFTRQGTALPAGDEADEWLAARIGVGVRLVWQPDPTVRTVNPSHGGLPGERVTLADVAPLLLTSEASLAQLDAWTGEEVAPLDMLRFRPNIVIDGEVPFAEDAWPYVDLGDVRFRVTAVCDRCVMTTIDPTTLVRGPEPVRTLAKHRKWDGKTWFGILLVPRLDDGGPALIRVGDPVRPVPGV, from the coding sequence ATGCAGGTCACGCGCGTCCGCGTCCACCCCGTGAAGTCGTTCGCGGGCAATGACGTGCGCTCGGCCGTGGTCGAGCCGTGGGGGCTCGCGGCCGACCGTCGCTGGGGCGTCGTCGACGCGGCATCCGGCGCCGTGGTCACCGCGCGCGAGCGCAACGGGCTGCTCGCGCTCCGCGCCGAGCCGCTGTCCGGCGGCGGGGTGCTGCTCGACGACGGCCGGGGCGATCCGCTGCTGGTCGACCCGCCCGTCGACGCTGCGCCGATCCCGGTGGGCTTCACGCGCCAGGGCACCGCGCTGCCCGCGGGCGACGAGGCCGATGAGTGGCTCGCCGCCCGCATCGGCGTGGGCGTGCGCCTCGTGTGGCAGCCCGACCCGACGGTGCGCACCGTGAACCCGTCGCACGGCGGCCTGCCCGGCGAACGCGTGACGCTCGCCGACGTGGCCCCGCTGCTGCTCACGAGCGAGGCGTCGCTCGCGCAGCTCGACGCGTGGACCGGGGAGGAGGTCGCGCCCCTCGACATGCTGCGATTCCGCCCGAACATCGTCATCGACGGCGAGGTGCCGTTCGCCGAGGACGCCTGGCCGTACGTCGACCTCGGCGACGTGCGCTTCCGCGTGACGGCGGTGTGCGACCGGTGCGTCATGACGACGATCGACCCCACGACGCTCGTGCGCGGTCCCGAGCCCGTCCGCACGCTCGCGAAGCACCGCAAGTGGGACGGGAAGACCTGGTTCGGCATCCTGCTCGTGCCCCGGCTCGACGACGGCGGCCCTGCCCTCATCCGCGTCGGCGACCCGGTGCGCCCCGTTCCGGGGGTCTGA